The genome window GGTCGCGGACACCGCCCCCGCGGCGGTGCTGCTCCCGAGCAACGCCGAGGGCAAGGAGGTCGCGGCGCGCCTGGCGGTCAAGACCGGCAGCGGCCTGCTCACCGACGCGGTCGGGGTCACCGCCGACGCGATCGCGGAGCAGCCGATCTTCGGCGGCAGCGTCGTCGTGCAGTCCAGGGTGACGACGGGCACGCCGATCATCACGGTCCGCGCCAACAGCACGGCGCCCTCCGAGTCGCCGGCCGCCGGCACCGTCGAGCAGGTCAGCGCCACCTTCTCCGACAGTGACAAGGCAGCCCGGATCGTGGAGTCGGTCGTCGAGGACAAGGGCGGCCGCCCCGACCTCGGCGACGCATCCATCGTGGTGTCGGGCGGTCGCGGTGTCGGCGCGGCGGAGGGCTTCGGCATCGTCGAGAAGCTGGCCGACAGCCTCGGCGCGGCGGTCGGCGCCTCCCGTGCCGCGACCGACGCCGGGTGGTACCCCCACCAGCACCAGGTCGGCCAGACCGGGCGGACCGTCTCCCCGCAGCTCTACATCGCGGTCGGCATCTCCGGCG of Mycobacteriales bacterium contains these proteins:
- a CDS encoding electron transfer flavoprotein subunit alpha/FixB family protein codes for the protein MSEVLVLVDHVDGAPKKVSYELLTLARELGTPSAVVLGKGASAAADKCGAYGAEKVYVSEAEELDGFLVGPRAAVLAKLVADTAPAAVLLPSNAEGKEVAARLAVKTGSGLLTDAVGVTADAIAEQPIFGGSVVVQSRVTTGTPIITVRANSTAPSESPAAGTVEQVSATFSDSDKAARIVESVVEDKGGRPDLGDASIVVSGGRGVGAAEGFGIVEKLADSLGAAVGASRAATDAGWYPHQHQVGQTGRTVSPQLYIAVGISGAIQHRAGMQTSKTIVAINKDPEAPIFELADFGLVGDLFTVVPQLTEEIAKRKG